The Xanthomonas rydalmerensis genomic interval GCGCTGCGGGCCATCGCAGCACCCCACGCGGAACGCCGGCCGGCACGCCCCGCTATAGCCGATGCTAAGAAGAGAAGCTGCAGGTTCGCGTGCGTTCCAGGGATGTTCGCCGCAGTTGGCCGCTGTTAGACTGCGCGTCCCCTTGGGGAGTAGCCTGCTGTCCGACCTGCGCGGACAGCGCCCGTGTCAACACACTCGGCCGATGCGCCGTGGTACGGGCAGCCAGTTCGGTTGGCGAGACCAGCGGCGAGTGCGCAAGGCGAAGGCCGGGCGCGCGCGCTCGTCGTTGTCGCCTGTCCCGGTACGGTCCCCCATGTCGTTTCTTTCGATTCTCCTGCTCGGCATCGCCATGTCGACCGACGCCTTCGCCGCCGCCGTCGGCAAGGGCGCGGCGATGCAACGCCCACGCTGGGCCGACGCGCTGCGCGCCGGCCTGATCTTCGGCTGCATCGAGGCACTGACACCCGCGCTGGGCTGGGTGCTTGGCCAAGCCGCGTCCAAGTACGTGGTCGCCTTCGACCACTGGATCGCCTTCGGCCTGCTCGGCGCGCTGGGCGTGCACATGATCGTCGCCGGCCTCAAGCCGGAGTCCGACGCGCCCGACGAGGCCGCGCCCAAGCGTCACGGCTTCTGGAGCCTGGCCGCCACCGGGTTCGCCACCAGCATCGACGCGATGGCGGTCGGCGTCGGCCTGGCCTTCCTGGACGTGAACATCGTCGAGGTCGCGGCGATCATCGGCCTGTGCACGCTGACCATGGTCACCCTGGGCATCATGCTCGGCCGCGCGCTCGGCGCGCTCGCCGGCAAGCGTGCGGAGATCGTCGGCGGCGCCCTGCTGATCGCGATCGGCAGCACCATCCTGTTCGAGCATCTGCACGGCGCGGGGTGAGCGCCGCGGCGCCTGTTTCGGCCGGGATTGGGGATTCGGGATTGGGGATGTGCGACGACGGTGCGCGCCCATCTCGCCATGCCGGCGCCTTGGGTCAGGCCGGCCTGTCAGTGAAGTCCAGGTAGG includes:
- the mntP gene encoding manganese efflux pump MntP; protein product: MSFLSILLLGIAMSTDAFAAAVGKGAAMQRPRWADALRAGLIFGCIEALTPALGWVLGQAASKYVVAFDHWIAFGLLGALGVHMIVAGLKPESDAPDEAAPKRHGFWSLAATGFATSIDAMAVGVGLAFLDVNIVEVAAIIGLCTLTMVTLGIMLGRALGALAGKRAEIVGGALLIAIGSTILFEHLHGAG